In the Kribbella sp. NBC_00482 genome, one interval contains:
- a CDS encoding LysM peptidoglycan-binding domain-containing protein codes for MNAMIRVVKGTLALAGLAGLGLLLRWITAGSISGLRTYDLDSLTVLAVGTVAWIAYGWLVLAVVLTALEQIPGAAGALAGAVAGRITTKTARALLRSGLGVAAVTPLTVGAAQATPGHTAYVSQWTQPSSTTQSTNYRATEPHSTVQLGGQDASYRSTEPASTVQLGGSNTAADQAAHNYRATEPRSTVEISNSDATPPAHTAYRATEPPSQVRLTNSTTPAPNRPSTAGAGRADGGRTASGRPAASGGPVDSGATPARGRTSATELPTGGRKGGNDLPAGGPARVGVPDRPTAGAPTRYTALRPSVPVRVVVRKGDSLWSIAARELGRSATAAAIAARWPDWYATNRQVIGTDPDLILPGQVLRIPPAPTGDHLPPHPQEQ; via the coding sequence ATGAATGCGATGATCCGGGTGGTCAAAGGCACGCTCGCGCTGGCCGGGCTCGCCGGGCTCGGCCTGCTGCTGCGGTGGATCACCGCCGGCTCGATCAGCGGCCTGCGGACGTACGACCTGGACTCGCTGACCGTTCTCGCGGTCGGGACGGTCGCGTGGATCGCGTACGGGTGGCTCGTGTTGGCCGTCGTACTCACGGCACTCGAGCAGATCCCCGGTGCGGCCGGAGCTCTCGCCGGAGCCGTCGCGGGCCGGATCACGACCAAGACCGCCCGCGCCCTGCTCCGCTCCGGCCTCGGCGTCGCGGCCGTCACTCCCCTAACCGTCGGCGCCGCCCAAGCCACCCCCGGCCACACCGCCTACGTCAGCCAGTGGACCCAGCCGTCCTCGACCACCCAATCCACCAACTACCGCGCCACCGAGCCCCACTCCACGGTCCAACTCGGCGGCCAAGACGCGTCGTACCGCTCCACCGAACCCGCCTCCACCGTGCAACTCGGCGGCAGCAACACCGCAGCGGACCAAGCCGCCCACAACTACCGCGCCACCGAACCCCGCTCCACTGTCGAGATCAGCAACTCCGACGCCACGCCACCGGCGCACACCGCCTACCGCGCCACCGAACCGCCGTCCCAGGTCCGCCTGACCAACTCCACGACCCCCGCCCCGAACCGCCCAAGCACGGCTGGCGCTGGGCGGGCGGACGGCGGCCGGACGGCGTCTGGTCGGCCTGCTGCTTCCGGCGGACCCGTGGACTCAGGCGCAACGCCCGCTCGTGGACGAACGAGTGCGACCGAGCTGCCCACTGGCGGACGGAAGGGTGGGAACGACCTGCCTGCGGGTGGGCCCGCACGGGTGGGCGTGCCGGATCGGCCGACCGCTGGTGCGCCGACCCGCTACACCGCCCTGCGGCCGTCCGTCCCGGTGCGGGTCGTCGTACGGAAAGGCGACTCGCTCTGGAGCATCGCCGCCCGCGAACTCGGCCGCAGCGCGACCGCCGCAGCGATCGCCGCCCGCTGGCCGGACTGGTACGCCACGAACCGCCAAGTGATCGGGACCGACCCCGACCTCATCCTCCCCGGGCAGGTACTCCGCATCCCGCCCGCACCCACCGGCGACCACCTCCCGCCCCACCCCCAGGAGCAGTGA
- a CDS encoding helix-turn-helix domain-containing protein, with protein MPSPRFLQLADVAEVLNISANQVYALVRRGDIPAVKIGGRGQWRVESTELEKYIERLYTETKQFIDTHPFGEEVDATEDANL; from the coding sequence ATGCCGAGTCCCCGCTTCCTCCAACTCGCCGACGTCGCCGAGGTCCTCAACATCTCCGCCAACCAGGTCTACGCGCTGGTCCGCCGCGGCGACATCCCCGCCGTGAAGATCGGCGGCCGCGGCCAGTGGCGAGTCGAGTCGACCGAACTGGAGAAGTACATCGAGCGCCTCTACACCGAAACCAAGCAGTTCATAGACACCCACCCCTTCGGCGAGGAAGTAGACGCCACCGAAGACGCCAACCTCTAA
- a CDS encoding SAF domain-containing protein yields the protein MSRDPTTDWGDDVVETAVRSGFGAPAAPAQRNRKARWKDGRLVLGVLLVAVTALAGAKLLSSADDTTTIWAAKHELKAGTPLTDDDLTTVRVRFTSGDDSGRYLSADADLKGLVVGRTVGQGEFVPKDAAVPKSDQDRTEFPLSVASGRLPSDTAPGDVVDVWVVPKEEGQPARPLWSSVRVLQIDSVKGVAGGSARRQVTIALASADLPRIPAALTAISAGEPTLVRKDS from the coding sequence ATGTCCCGGGATCCAACGACCGACTGGGGAGACGACGTGGTCGAGACAGCAGTGCGAAGTGGCTTCGGGGCGCCGGCCGCACCGGCCCAGCGCAACCGGAAGGCGCGCTGGAAGGACGGCCGCCTGGTGCTCGGCGTGCTGCTGGTCGCCGTCACCGCGCTGGCCGGCGCCAAGCTGCTGTCGTCCGCCGACGACACCACCACGATCTGGGCGGCCAAGCACGAGCTCAAGGCCGGGACCCCGCTGACCGACGACGACCTGACCACGGTCCGGGTCCGCTTCACCAGCGGTGACGACTCGGGGCGGTACCTGTCTGCCGACGCCGATCTGAAGGGTCTCGTCGTCGGCCGGACGGTGGGCCAGGGCGAGTTCGTGCCGAAGGATGCCGCCGTACCCAAGTCCGACCAGGACCGCACCGAGTTCCCGCTGTCGGTGGCGTCCGGTCGCCTGCCGTCCGACACCGCGCCCGGCGACGTGGTGGACGTGTGGGTGGTGCCGAAGGAGGAGGGCCAGCCCGCTCGGCCGCTGTGGAGCAGTGTGCGCGTGCTGCAGATCGACTCGGTGAAGGGTGTCGCCGGCGGTTCGGCGCGCAGGCAGGTGACGATCGCCCTGGCCTCGGCCGATCTGCCCCGCATCCCGGCCGCCCTCACCGCGATCAGCGCGGGCGAGCCGACACTGGTCCGGAAGGACAGCTGA
- a CDS encoding AAA family ATPase gives MSVPVLLAVTGAPWEADVVRRTEGAPGIRIVRRCVDVADVMAAAASGQARAVLLADALPRLSSDAVAALYARGIAVLALVDPLETGAPFGAEDRLSRMGIERILPADVSPADLGRAISDAVEAGPPVTSSHFAGGFVPLSPENAGNPQPPAFPQGTGRLVAVWGPTGAPGRTTVAVNLASELAAKRVPTLLADVDVYGGTVAQMLGMLDETSGLAAAARSASNGSLDMVMLARHAREVNPHLLVLTGLSRADRWTELRPAAVEAIWSTARTLAPITVVDAGFCVETDEEISFDSLAPRRNGATVVTLEEADEVVVVGTADPVGLTRLIRAVHDLRAVVPSVNTRVVVNRLRSGSLGGAPGDAALDALRQYAGIDNAALLPYDLGATDTAVAHGRSLAEAAKSSKLRKAFQQLATAVADDLHSVPA, from the coding sequence ATGTCCGTCCCAGTACTGCTGGCCGTCACCGGGGCGCCATGGGAAGCAGACGTCGTACGGCGGACCGAGGGCGCTCCCGGGATCCGGATCGTACGGCGCTGTGTCGACGTCGCTGACGTGATGGCGGCGGCTGCGAGCGGTCAGGCCCGCGCGGTGCTGCTGGCTGACGCGTTGCCGCGGCTGTCGTCCGATGCGGTCGCCGCGCTGTACGCCCGCGGTATCGCCGTGCTCGCCCTGGTCGACCCTCTGGAGACCGGTGCACCGTTCGGCGCCGAGGACCGGCTCAGCCGGATGGGGATCGAGCGGATCCTGCCCGCTGACGTGAGCCCGGCGGACCTCGGCCGAGCGATCTCCGACGCGGTCGAGGCCGGGCCGCCGGTCACCAGCTCGCACTTCGCGGGCGGTTTCGTCCCGCTCTCGCCGGAGAACGCGGGCAACCCGCAGCCGCCCGCCTTCCCGCAGGGCACCGGCCGGCTCGTCGCGGTCTGGGGACCGACCGGCGCGCCTGGGCGTACGACAGTCGCGGTCAACCTTGCCTCCGAGCTGGCGGCGAAACGGGTCCCGACGCTGCTCGCGGACGTCGACGTGTACGGCGGGACCGTGGCGCAGATGCTCGGGATGCTCGACGAGACGTCCGGCCTGGCCGCCGCGGCGCGATCGGCGTCGAACGGCTCGCTCGACATGGTGATGCTGGCCCGGCACGCGCGCGAGGTGAACCCGCATCTGCTGGTGCTGACCGGACTCAGCCGGGCCGACCGGTGGACGGAGCTGCGGCCCGCGGCGGTCGAGGCGATCTGGTCGACCGCGCGGACGCTGGCGCCGATCACGGTGGTGGACGCCGGGTTCTGTGTCGAGACCGACGAGGAGATCTCGTTCGACTCGCTGGCGCCGCGGCGCAACGGGGCGACTGTAGTGACGCTGGAGGAGGCCGACGAGGTTGTTGTCGTCGGTACGGCGGACCCGGTCGGCCTGACCCGTCTGATCCGGGCGGTCCACGACCTGCGCGCCGTCGTACCGTCGGTCAACACCCGTGTGGTGGTGAACCGGCTGCGGTCCGGGTCGCTCGGCGGCGCACCGGGCGACGCGGCGCTGGACGCGCTGCGTCAGTACGCCGGGATCGACAACGCCGCCCTGCTTCCGTACGACCTGGGTGCGACGGACACCGCGGTCGCGCACGGGCGGAGTCTGGCCGAGGCCGCGAAGTCGAGCAAGCTCCGTAAGGCGTTCCAGCAGCTCGCCACGGCGGTCGCCGACGATCTCCATTCCGTCCCTGCCTGA
- a CDS encoding DUF4097 family beta strand repeat-containing protein, whose protein sequence is MSDVQGRPRSSMSVERRYGIAISVALILGGAYWAFTGLTEGTKSSQTSYPVQGGSLLVKGGSATVEVRPGDGTEVKVDRQSERNVFGSDPNEKYDEGEGKLELESGGCGFLSFGCKTTYVLTVPRDVKLTVESSSGNMTVNGIEGATQLKSSSGDIEVHDVGGPLDLKSSSGDLEADGLAATSVTTHSSSGSTSLDFSVAPQTVDAKTSSGDVSIRIPSGTEAYKVDTDTSSGDEAANVKIDPNATRTITAKTSSGDVSIEYNH, encoded by the coding sequence ATGTCCGATGTCCAAGGCCGGCCGCGGAGCTCGATGAGCGTCGAGCGGCGGTACGGGATCGCCATCTCCGTCGCCCTCATCCTCGGCGGCGCGTACTGGGCGTTCACCGGACTGACCGAAGGCACCAAGAGCAGCCAGACCAGCTACCCGGTGCAGGGCGGTTCGCTGCTCGTGAAGGGCGGCTCCGCGACGGTCGAGGTGCGGCCCGGCGACGGGACCGAGGTCAAGGTCGACCGGCAGTCCGAGCGGAACGTGTTCGGCTCGGACCCGAACGAGAAGTACGACGAGGGCGAGGGCAAGCTCGAACTGGAGAGCGGCGGCTGCGGATTCCTGTCGTTCGGGTGCAAGACGACGTACGTCCTGACGGTGCCGCGAGACGTGAAGCTCACGGTCGAGAGCAGCAGCGGGAACATGACGGTCAACGGGATCGAGGGCGCGACGCAGCTGAAGAGCAGCTCGGGTGACATCGAGGTGCACGACGTCGGCGGACCGCTGGACCTCAAGTCGAGCTCGGGTGATCTCGAGGCGGACGGACTCGCCGCGACGTCGGTGACGACGCACAGCAGTTCCGGTAGTACGTCGCTGGACTTCAGCGTCGCGCCGCAGACGGTCGACGCGAAGACGAGCTCCGGCGACGTCTCGATCCGGATCCCGTCCGGCACCGAGGCGTACAAGGTCGACACCGACACGTCGTCGGGCGATGAGGCGGCGAACGTGAAGATCGATCCGAACGCCACCCGGACGATCACGGCGAAGACGTCCTCGGGCGACGTGAGCATCGAATACAACCACTGA
- a CDS encoding HAD family hydrolase codes for MVEERSVPRGLLVDWGGVLTSGLEPALRRWAELDDFDFDSYLEAVMKWLPAESMAAELNPVHALERGQIAVPDFERKLASILLRRDGTPIPAEGLIERMFAHFEHQPAMSALVRRVNERGIRTALLSNSWGNTYPRDTWDGMFDDIVISGEVGLRKPEPEIFQLAAERLGLEPAECVFVDDLQLNVDGARAVGMTAILHTEYDETRRALETLFGADLT; via the coding sequence ATGGTTGAGGAGCGGTCGGTGCCGCGTGGTCTGCTGGTGGACTGGGGCGGCGTACTCACCTCGGGCCTGGAACCGGCGCTGCGGCGCTGGGCGGAACTCGACGATTTCGACTTCGATTCGTACCTCGAAGCAGTCATGAAATGGCTCCCGGCCGAGAGCATGGCGGCCGAGCTCAACCCGGTGCACGCCCTCGAACGCGGCCAGATCGCCGTCCCCGACTTCGAGCGCAAACTCGCCTCGATCCTGCTCCGCCGCGACGGTACGCCGATCCCCGCGGAGGGACTGATCGAGCGGATGTTCGCGCACTTCGAGCACCAGCCCGCGATGTCCGCGCTGGTCCGCCGCGTCAACGAGCGCGGCATCCGCACCGCGCTGCTGTCGAACTCCTGGGGTAACACGTACCCGCGGGACACCTGGGACGGGATGTTCGACGACATCGTCATCTCCGGCGAGGTGGGCCTGCGCAAACCCGAGCCGGAGATCTTCCAGCTCGCCGCCGAGCGGCTCGGCCTGGAGCCGGCCGAGTGCGTGTTCGTCGACGACCTGCAACTCAATGTCGACGGCGCCCGCGCGGTCGGGATGACCGCGATTCTTCACACCGAGTACGACGAGACCCGGCGAGCGCTGGAAACCCTGTTCGGAGCCGACCTGACGTGA
- a CDS encoding glycosyltransferase 87 family protein, producing the protein MTVTTPPSSPTRPAGRRRVIIAIAGCAVLVALGAWIGHLYGGMIDLRVYRMGGSVLLHGDSLYDAKLPGGSNLPFTYPPFAAIAMVPLGAVPWGVALVVWTTISVLCITALWRASLTKTFWSFFTQRKRTAVLIALTVLSLLLEPVWQTIQFGQINLLLTAMILLDLIRPNDARLRGFWLGVTIGIKLTPLPILALLVVTKQWRALRNAVLGLLATMAIGFAIVPHQSWRYWTDVILDANRVGGIAYTGNQSFNGFLHRIGDEASWVQPTWFVLSAAFGLAVLWLARKYWLADERVTAISVMALAVLYASPISWSHHWVWIIPLGVSLIRGVNRVWGLNPAVVTGVLFYGLFVLRSIWWVPFRDDRELNWTFWQSIPGNSHLIVGMIAFILLVITSRGLPKPSTSEAAPPA; encoded by the coding sequence GTGACCGTGACCACCCCTCCCTCCTCCCCGACCCGGCCGGCCGGTCGTCGTCGCGTCATCATCGCGATCGCCGGATGCGCGGTGCTCGTGGCGCTCGGCGCCTGGATCGGCCACCTGTACGGCGGCATGATCGACCTGCGCGTCTACCGGATGGGCGGCTCGGTGCTGCTGCACGGCGACTCGCTGTACGACGCGAAGCTGCCCGGCGGGTCGAACCTCCCGTTCACGTACCCGCCGTTCGCCGCGATCGCGATGGTCCCGCTGGGCGCCGTACCGTGGGGCGTCGCGCTGGTGGTCTGGACGACGATCTCGGTGCTGTGCATCACCGCGCTGTGGCGGGCCAGCCTGACCAAGACGTTCTGGTCGTTCTTCACCCAGCGGAAGCGTACGGCGGTGCTGATCGCGCTGACGGTGCTGTCGCTGCTGCTCGAACCGGTCTGGCAGACGATCCAGTTCGGCCAGATCAACCTGTTGCTGACCGCAATGATCCTGCTGGACCTGATCCGGCCGAACGACGCTCGTCTGCGCGGGTTCTGGCTCGGCGTGACGATCGGCATCAAGCTCACCCCGCTGCCGATCCTCGCGCTGCTGGTGGTCACGAAGCAGTGGCGTGCGCTGCGCAACGCCGTCCTCGGGTTGCTGGCGACGATGGCGATCGGGTTCGCGATCGTGCCGCACCAGTCGTGGCGGTACTGGACGGACGTGATCCTGGACGCCAACCGGGTCGGCGGGATCGCGTACACCGGCAACCAGTCGTTCAACGGCTTCCTGCACCGGATCGGTGACGAGGCGAGCTGGGTGCAGCCGACCTGGTTCGTGCTGTCGGCCGCGTTCGGGCTGGCAGTGCTGTGGCTGGCCCGCAAGTACTGGCTCGCCGACGAGCGCGTCACCGCGATCTCCGTGATGGCGCTCGCGGTCCTGTACGCGTCGCCGATCTCGTGGAGCCACCACTGGGTGTGGATCATCCCGCTCGGCGTGAGCCTGATCCGCGGCGTCAACCGCGTCTGGGGCCTCAACCCCGCGGTCGTCACCGGCGTACTGTTCTACGGCCTGTTCGTCCTGCGCTCGATCTGGTGGGTCCCGTTCCGCGACGACCGCGAGCTCAACTGGACCTTCTGGCAGTCGATCCCCGGCAACTCCCACCTGATCGTCGGAATGATCGCCTTCATCCTGCTGGTGATCACGAGCCGGGGCCTGCCGAAGCCGTCAACCTCCGAAGCGGCCCCACCAGCCTGA
- a CDS encoding nucleotidyltransferase domain-containing protein encodes MYTPAERSNLRDALVAAARADARVAGAALTGSAAVGAEDRWSDIDLALGLAPDADQSGVLTDWTDRMYREHAAVHHTDVWSRGTVYRVFLLQSTLQVDIAFAPAEEFGALGPTFQLLFGEAAEQPQSSAPAPVDVVGMGWLYALHARSSIARGKAWQAEYMISGVRDHVLTLMCLRYGVPHSQGRGLHLLPSHSTSAVEATLVRSLDVEELQRAFRASVDVLLVEVEYVDADLAVRLVGPLRRLTASAGPGS; translated from the coding sequence ATGTACACCCCCGCCGAACGCTCGAACCTCCGCGACGCACTGGTCGCGGCGGCTCGAGCGGACGCGCGTGTTGCAGGCGCTGCACTCACTGGCTCGGCTGCGGTGGGTGCAGAAGACAGGTGGTCGGACATCGACCTCGCACTGGGTCTCGCACCAGACGCGGACCAGTCCGGCGTTCTAACCGACTGGACGGACCGCATGTACCGCGAGCATGCCGCGGTCCACCACACCGACGTCTGGTCACGCGGCACCGTCTACCGGGTGTTCTTACTCCAGTCCACGTTGCAGGTGGACATCGCGTTCGCCCCGGCCGAGGAGTTCGGCGCACTCGGCCCCACGTTCCAATTGCTCTTCGGCGAGGCCGCGGAACAGCCGCAGTCGAGTGCACCGGCACCCGTCGACGTCGTCGGTATGGGGTGGCTGTACGCGCTGCACGCGCGGTCGAGTATCGCGCGCGGCAAGGCGTGGCAAGCGGAGTACATGATCAGCGGAGTGCGGGATCACGTGCTGACGCTGATGTGCCTGCGTTACGGCGTACCGCACTCGCAGGGGCGTGGGCTGCATCTGTTGCCGTCGCACAGCACCTCTGCCGTGGAGGCGACGCTGGTGCGGTCGCTGGACGTGGAGGAGTTGCAGCGCGCGTTCCGTGCGAGCGTCGACGTACTGCTTGTTGAGGTCGAGTACGTCGACGCGGATCTGGCGGTCAGGCTGGTGGGGCCGCTTCGGAGGTTGACGGCTTCGGCAGGCCCCGGCTCGTGA
- a CDS encoding cupredoxin domain-containing protein, giving the protein MRSTLTRGAATALLPALGMLVLAGCGGDSTGGTTTPSPSAPASSPTSTLPTNTPTPGTPNASSPSNTADPSGEQADVTVDVTVANGKVNPSGATIRVKAGQTVLVKAISDAAEELHIHGYDKELELAPGKPASVKFTANMKGTFEVETHKSGKLVAKLVVS; this is encoded by the coding sequence ATGCGTTCGACGCTCACTCGCGGTGCCGCCACCGCTCTTCTGCCCGCCCTTGGCATGCTGGTCCTCGCCGGCTGCGGCGGAGACTCGACCGGCGGCACCACCACACCCTCGCCGAGCGCCCCGGCCAGTTCGCCGACGTCGACCCTCCCGACCAACACCCCGACCCCGGGCACGCCGAACGCGAGCTCGCCGTCGAACACCGCCGACCCGTCCGGTGAGCAGGCGGACGTCACGGTCGACGTCACCGTTGCCAACGGCAAGGTCAACCCGAGCGGCGCGACGATCAGGGTGAAGGCCGGGCAGACCGTGCTGGTCAAGGCCATCAGCGACGCCGCCGAGGAACTGCACATCCACGGGTACGACAAGGAGCTGGAGCTCGCCCCGGGCAAGCCCGCCTCGGTCAAGTTCACCGCGAACATGAAGGGCACCTTCGAGGTCGAGACCCACAAGAGCGGCAAGCTCGTCGCAAAACTCGTTGTCTCGTGA
- a CDS encoding WS/DGAT/MGAT family O-acyltransferase, with protein sequence MPDRLTSLDLTFLKAESPATPMHVGTVDIFEPPVHGDEGFDYESLVALIRDRITFVPKYRQRVQQVPGRFAGPVWVDDEEFDITFHVRRSALPRPGTHAQLLELVARIMSRRLDRARPLWEMYLVEGLQGDRFAIIAKSHQALVDGNSTVDIGQVVLDSTAHPKDTPIDTWQPEHPPSALELLAGVFSDATKHPSAVLELARAEMASLTGSTSVREVLGGVVGSLVAQRHAQESSLHVKTSGQRRFTTVQTDLEDYRTIRAAHGGTVNDVILAVVAGAFRAWMMTRGEGVGPTRSVRAVVPVSIRDDEDDEPTSLGSRVIASSVNLPVGENSPVMRLHQISYQTKVHKDTGRAVSARSLVGIAGFAPTTLHALAARVATATVRPIDDVVITNVPGPQFPLYAQGAPMLASYPVVPLMPGQGLSVGVTSYDGKVYYGLNADRTAMPDLAVFAQCVTDALDELLDTTKGSRNRASRGRKKQTKKAGS encoded by the coding sequence GTGCCCGACCGGTTGACGTCGCTCGACCTCACCTTTCTCAAGGCCGAGTCGCCGGCCACCCCGATGCACGTCGGGACGGTCGACATCTTCGAGCCGCCGGTGCACGGTGACGAGGGGTTCGACTACGAGAGCCTGGTGGCCCTGATCCGGGACCGGATCACGTTCGTGCCGAAGTACCGGCAGCGGGTCCAGCAGGTGCCCGGCCGGTTCGCCGGGCCGGTGTGGGTGGACGACGAAGAGTTCGACATCACCTTCCATGTACGCCGCTCCGCCCTGCCGCGTCCCGGCACGCACGCGCAGCTGCTCGAGCTGGTCGCCCGGATCATGTCCCGGCGGCTCGACCGGGCCCGCCCGCTGTGGGAGATGTACCTCGTCGAGGGTTTGCAAGGTGACCGGTTCGCGATCATCGCGAAGTCCCATCAAGCGCTTGTCGACGGCAACAGCACGGTCGACATCGGCCAGGTGGTGCTGGACTCGACGGCGCACCCCAAGGACACGCCGATCGACACCTGGCAGCCGGAGCACCCGCCGTCCGCGCTGGAGCTGCTCGCCGGGGTGTTCTCCGACGCCACCAAGCACCCGAGCGCGGTCCTGGAGCTGGCCCGCGCGGAGATGGCCAGCCTGACCGGCTCCACCTCGGTGCGCGAGGTGCTCGGCGGCGTGGTCGGCTCGCTGGTCGCGCAGCGGCATGCGCAGGAGAGCTCACTGCACGTGAAGACCTCAGGTCAGCGGCGGTTCACCACCGTGCAGACCGACCTGGAGGACTACCGGACGATCCGCGCGGCGCACGGCGGCACGGTCAACGACGTGATCCTCGCCGTGGTCGCCGGCGCGTTCCGGGCCTGGATGATGACCCGTGGTGAGGGCGTCGGGCCGACGCGGAGCGTGCGCGCGGTGGTCCCGGTGAGCATCCGCGACGACGAGGACGACGAGCCCACGTCGCTCGGTTCCCGGGTGATCGCCTCGAGCGTCAACCTGCCGGTCGGCGAGAACTCCCCGGTCATGCGGCTGCACCAGATCTCGTACCAGACGAAGGTGCACAAGGACACCGGCCGCGCGGTCAGCGCCCGCTCGCTGGTCGGGATCGCCGGGTTCGCCCCGACCACGCTGCACGCGCTCGCCGCCCGGGTCGCGACCGCCACGGTCCGCCCGATCGACGACGTGGTGATCACCAACGTGCCGGGTCCGCAGTTCCCGCTGTACGCGCAGGGCGCCCCGATGCTCGCGTCGTACCCGGTGGTTCCGTTGATGCCCGGTCAGGGGCTGTCGGTCGGCGTCACGTCGTACGACGGGAAGGTGTACTACGGTCTGAATGCGGACCGCACCGCCATGCCGGACCTCGCTGTTTTCGCCCAATGTGTGACCGATGCGCTGGACGAGTTGCTGGACACCACCAAGGGCAGCCGGAACCGGGCTTCCCGGGGCCGGAAGAAACAGACCAAGAAGGCGGGCTCATGA
- a CDS encoding DUF6912 family protein: MRVYVPSTLPLLSAACNAGEVGPAPLTAYGVTPALREWYVEGDDEELEYAAMAQAARASVGLLAADPGAARRRVVIAAEVSAVPPADGSVELGDARLELHVVIPWRSVASVHLDAVQTTTVIGKAADLWEAAQSGDDNAVFALDSCEGEDLLWYATQEIPDLLAAEGPRGGQRT, translated from the coding sequence ATGAGGGTCTACGTCCCATCCACGCTCCCGTTGCTGAGCGCGGCGTGCAATGCCGGCGAGGTCGGCCCGGCGCCGCTGACGGCGTACGGCGTGACACCGGCGCTGCGCGAGTGGTACGTCGAGGGCGACGACGAGGAGCTGGAGTACGCCGCGATGGCGCAGGCGGCCCGCGCCTCGGTAGGACTGCTGGCCGCCGATCCGGGTGCCGCACGGAGACGGGTGGTGATCGCGGCCGAGGTGAGCGCCGTACCGCCCGCCGACGGGTCCGTGGAGCTCGGTGACGCCCGGCTGGAGCTGCATGTGGTGATTCCGTGGCGGTCTGTGGCGTCCGTGCATCTGGACGCGGTGCAGACGACCACGGTGATCGGCAAGGCCGCGGACCTCTGGGAGGCCGCTCAAAGTGGTGATGACAACGCGGTGTTCGCCCTCGATTCGTGCGAGGGTGAAGACCTGTTGTGGTACGCGACACAGGAGATCCCCGATCTGCTCGCGGCGGAGGGGCCGCGCGGTGGGCAGCGCACTTGA
- the ku gene encoding non-homologous end joining protein Ku, whose amino-acid sequence MQAIWKGAISFGMVTIPIKVFSATEEKDISFRQVHVADGGRIKYKRVCSIDGEEVPYSDIGKGYEMADGRMVVLEPDDFADLPLSSKKVIDVLEFVPADQVDPLYLGKSYYLAADGGPGAKPYVLLRDALDGSELYALVKVALRSRESLGLLRTVDDVLILQVMLWPDEIRDKSFAAPPEDVEIRSQEKAMASSYIDTLRGEFDPDQYHDEYRQALEKVVQAKAEGVPLPESEEEETEGAEVVDLVAALRASVEAAKARRAGGGSGVAEKAPAKKAAAKKAPAKKAAAAKKAPAKKTAKKATKKSA is encoded by the coding sequence ATGCAGGCGATCTGGAAGGGGGCCATCTCGTTCGGGATGGTGACGATCCCGATCAAGGTGTTCTCCGCGACCGAGGAGAAGGACATCTCGTTCCGTCAGGTGCACGTCGCCGACGGGGGCCGGATCAAGTACAAGCGCGTCTGTTCGATCGACGGCGAAGAGGTGCCGTACTCCGACATCGGCAAGGGCTACGAGATGGCGGACGGCCGGATGGTCGTGCTGGAGCCGGACGACTTCGCCGACCTGCCGCTGTCCAGCAAGAAGGTCATCGACGTGCTGGAGTTCGTGCCGGCCGACCAGGTCGACCCGCTGTACCTGGGGAAGTCCTACTACCTGGCGGCCGACGGCGGACCTGGTGCCAAGCCGTACGTGTTGCTCCGGGACGCGCTCGACGGTTCCGAGCTGTATGCGCTGGTCAAGGTCGCGCTGCGGTCCCGGGAGAGCCTGGGGCTGCTGCGGACGGTCGACGACGTCCTGATCCTGCAGGTGATGCTGTGGCCGGACGAGATCCGGGACAAGTCGTTCGCGGCGCCGCCGGAGGACGTGGAGATCCGGTCCCAGGAGAAGGCGATGGCGTCGTCGTACATCGACACGCTGCGCGGTGAGTTCGACCCGGACCAGTACCACGACGAGTACCGGCAGGCGCTGGAGAAGGTCGTGCAGGCGAAGGCCGAGGGTGTGCCGCTGCCGGAGTCCGAGGAAGAGGAGACCGAGGGCGCCGAGGTCGTCGACCTGGTTGCCGCGCTCCGTGCCTCGGTCGAGGCGGCGAAGGCGCGCCGCGCGGGCGGTGGGTCCGGCGTGGCCGAGAAGGCGCCCGCCAAGAAGGCCGCGGCGAAGAAGGCGCCGGCCAAGAAGGCGGCTGCCGCCAAGAAGGCTCCGGCGAAGAAGACTGCCAAGAAGGCCACGAAGAAGTCCGCATGA